Genomic segment of Pangasianodon hypophthalmus isolate fPanHyp1 chromosome 22, fPanHyp1.pri, whole genome shotgun sequence:
attttttttaaatattcaaatagcAGGCTCATTATTCAGACTTGTACCATAATATTCTGGATATTTCTTAAAGCCATAGAGCATTCTATTCCTGAGCCTTCCACAGACAGGACATAGCAGGTCACTGTTGTTTTTCAAGTTGTGACGTAGTGATTCTAGCTCTGCCCGTTACCTTAAATCACACTTCACAGAACAgtacattttacagtaaacagtaaaaaaaaaaaataaccgcACTCTTACAattgcaaaaatgtttttctttttaatttaaccCAAAGTGGggcttgtttctttttccactATCTCTTGCTTATTCGAAGCATGTCAAAGtacacaacaaataaacaaccaaaaataaatCGTCATGAAATAAATTACCATATAAGTCAGCATCAGTATATCACAGTCGTCTTTCAAAAGAGGGAGAAGAATACACAAGTCTACGAGTCATCAATAGTAAATCGATAGATATCATAACTACATCTGTAAATATTCCGACATAGTACTTGTCAATGCATCAAGTCTTTTATTAAAGTATGGATTAAACGCATTCAATAGAACTCAATAACAACGTATCTGGTGATGGTGGGTTCTATCACTgtaacagtaacaacaacaaaaaaataaaagcatggaCCCCCCCTGGAGATCCCCAGAGCCCATGCTAAGAAAGCACTGGTTTAGCTAACTGCAGCATACTTGACAGGTATTATACAACCAAGGACTTTCCAGTGAGTTGGAAAACTAGTGCTAAAAGAAGATCTATAATAATCatacaatttatttgtatagaactTTTTATAACCCATAGATGGATACAAtgattaaaaagcaaaataaataaataaaagcacctTTTTGGAGGAGATTATCAGTTGGCAAGATTATAAACTTGAGACAACGGGTTTTAAATTAAGTGTGTGAGTTTTTCTCACATTTATTGGAAAACAGTTTTAGTGGCGAAATTGTCTAATTGTTCTGACATTATCTTTATCAGACTATGTGAAATGATATCTGATGAGAAATAGTGGAACAGAATGTACCTGCAGAAATGCCCTGTACTCACTGTAGTGGTTAGTGTATGCATACTCAAAGATAGTTCAGTTTTTTGAAGCTCTCTTCACCCTTATCTCATGAAAGCTTGAGTTGCGTCCTGCCTCGCTGGTTTCTGAAGCAAGCGAATGAAGTGAGAGCTAACGAACATTTCACTTGATCAGGTAAGCTTATTGTTTCATTGGTTTCAGTGATTTTGCTTAGAGAAATAGtcttgtttgttaaaaaaaaaaaaagtaatgtaagTAAAAATAAGTAAGTACAAATAATGGACATGTCCAAACTATACAGACAATAATGTGATTGCTTTTATAACACAGTAACTATAAAgtaaatataagtaaatataacTCATTTTTTGTATCACTGTAAAGCTAAATAATGTACATTATAGATTATGTATAATATAAGGATATGTTATTCATTCTTGCTTTTATTTGGATGTTCTGCAGATAATctacagattattattaatttttttttaattgaatagcTGATTGATTTAAAATTGTGTTACGGTTGAGATTAAGGTTTTGGAAACTGAGGATTTGGAGAGATGGAAGTGAtagttttaaaaatcatttaaatattttagtaaaCATTTGAACATTCAAAGAAATATTACTTCAGCATCTACAGAAGACACTTGACAGAAGacagttaaagaaaaatactgcttcattttattttaattaaattacatgGCAAACAGGTTTAATTCTGAGGAAAACAGCAGGCTCTATGAGGCATTTTGCTTTTTTAGCAGGACATATTCATGTCTTTAATGTATTAACCTGCCAATATTGATCAGAAAAGAGCAGGAAAAGCTTTATCAGGcaaatttcagttttttaattCGTGAGTGTATTTTGTTTGATGGAAtggtttatgtatttatatacaatattccAATATTACTGGAGATTTAGTGctattttgtgtgtatatgtgtgtttacgtgtgtgtttattcttgcatgtacgtgtgtgtggcCTTGTTTGGGGGGTGGTATGCTTATCTCCTTAAAACACCCATAGCCCTATCTTTCCACAGAACAGTGCAGTGTGGGCAGGGCAACTTTCCATCCCTCACACGTAGATACAATTACAAATGCACTTGCTGAAAATTATACACTGCATCCTCTTAGTAAATTAAGGTTTTGTACAACAGTCCTGTAGTTTTAAGATACTGAGCCATAAAGCTTGGACTCTCAATAAagttagaaaaaataaaaagagatatCCTGATTTTTCCCTAGTGTTTTCTTCTAGAAACTAGATGATTATTTCCCAGACCTTCGTTGATGGAGTAAAGGTCGTTCTCTATAGTTTCTAAATAAACATGcattcacataataataataataataataataatatacagtgtatatatatatatatatatatatatatatatatatatatatatatatatatatatatatatatattatatatacatgtataggCTTAGTGGCATATACATatagtggcttagtggttagcatgttttcctctcacctccagGGTTCGATTTctacctccaccctgtgtgcatgaagcttgcatgttctccttgtgcttcaggggtttcctctgggtacactggtttcctcccccaatcCAACACATGCGCTGTAGGCTTCTCGACACTTCCAAattgtgtgcgattgtgccctgcgatgggttggcatccaatccagggtgtcccctgccttgtgccctttGTCCTCTGGGATAAGAgccaggctccctgcaaccctgtgtaggataagcagtacagaaaattgATGGATGGagatatatactatatatgctTATTAAATATGCTTGGGGtgtcaaataattttttatttttttttttaaagttgttttaaGGCAACCTTTTTGCTAGAATAAAGATAAATAGTTTCTCCTGTTGATTGAGTggaaatttgaattgaattattgtatgtaatgtttatgttatacagtcatttttctcttttgtttcttcACTAGAATCAGAGattatactgaaatataataaatgtataagtCTTATTTTTAATCGTAGGtaatattttggtgtaaaatgtcTCATATATTTAGTAgcatgtaaataacatttttagaaTTGCTAATCTTTTGAAGTGTGACAATTCATTTCAGTTATGCTTATAAAATTCTGTGTTGAAGGAGAGTAAAGATGACAACGTTCCGTTGCCGAGTTATACTTTTGGATGACACTGTCGTTGAGCGGGACCTGGAGGTCAGTTCCCAGTCCCTGTATTTACCTTCTAATATTTCTATCAACAGTCTGTCTTACAAAAATCTCCAATGATGAGAGCATTTTATGTATCTGTGATCATAGAAAAAAGCCTTGGGCCAGGTTCTGTTTGATAAAGTCTGTGAGCATCTCAACCTGCTGGAGAAGGACTATTTTGGCCTGGCAGCATGGGATTCATCCAATAACAAGGTGAATGATTTCATTCTAGATACTATGATATGCATGTTAGAGAgtataaaatttaattacacaTGCTAGCATCATACTCAGTTAGTTATCTGATCTAAATACAGCTCTACAGTAGTTAAAGTAGAGCCATATTTATTACTTACAGTATAGTAAATTtctgactttttattttccttcttcagGTGTGGCTGGACGTTTCTAAACAGGTTCACAAGCAGATTATACGTGCGTAATATTGCTCTGTTCTGTGGTGTATAGAACACATCagatctgtgtgtttatgtgcagtTATGTTTATTTTCGCTGATGATTGTGGTTTTAGGTCAAGATGCTACATTTACATTCAGTGTCAAGTTTTACCCACCTGACCCTTCTGTACTGGCTGAGGACATCACAAGGTaaaatccctctctctctcttactctctcgctctttctctctctccttctattGACataggtacactatatggccaaaagtttgtggagacctgaccatcacacctatggCTTGTTTTCTGCAAAGATGTCAAGTACCAGATATCAGCCAATTATCACAGCTCTGATAACGGTATAATTGGATAAAGAGGTATAGAAATGTCTATATGACATGCATCCATTAATTGTCATATTCCTATGTctacaaaataatcaaaacaatACATACAATATCAATAATCAAAGAGCTGGTGTTATCAGTTTGAGCTTTTTGTTAAAGAAAAGCTCCGCCCtgaattacattaaatatgttcatatttgtttatatgttgtttattgttgaaatacactatatggccaaaagtacatGGACACCTGATCAAGCACAcaatatgtgcttgttgaacatcccattccatttTTAGGCCCCCTTTGCTGTtctaataacctccactcttctgggaaggctttccactagattttggagcgtggctgtgggaatttgctcATTCggccacaagagtattagtgaagtcaggcactattgtagggtgaggaggtctggggtgcagtcagtgttccagttcatctcaaaggtgttcagtggggttgaggtcaggggtctGTGTAGGCCActagagttcttccactccaaccttggcacaccatgtcttcattgagctcgctttgtgcacaggggtatttcTGTAATGCTACAGCCTACAAAGACGTCCTATACAATTgtctgcttccaactttgtgacagcagtttggggaagaaccagatatgggtgtgatggtcatttGTAGTGTGTTActcctaaccttaacctcaataACCAAGAGGAAATCTTtcggctcttttagtttttggAGTTTTTATGAAAAAGCAATCAaaattgtcagatattcctatgcTTCGTGgcacatttggtccccaccaagatataataACCTGCCCACACACAGGTACACTTAACACCATTAGCTTTTCTGCTGACCtacagtgaggtccaaaagtctcagaccacattgaaaatcaggattttttttttttttattaaaagttggaaataaacagaaggttttagaatttagattttttttaaaaattaaacaaataaagtaaatgttcaatatcaagattctgcactatttctagtccgtatttaaatgtaagcaaactTTTGATAGTGaacatgttaactgctttgtacaaaaggtcagatgttcctcatgcctaatctcttctattgaagcatgtgttcagatgacactctgatggatttgatctaaaatggaacataaggttttgcacaaacttgtggagtccatgccagctcgagtacacactctcattaaagcaaaaagggctTTGTTTTAAAGCCGCCTTTTCTGTCCAGTAAAACGACACCAGTaaaatgcatttacagtgtCAATATGCCTGTTTTGTATAATTCTCTGAATATTTGGCCCctgtatagagagagacactataaacacatcacacactcatcaagCTTCAACAAAAGTTGTTCAAGCTGTTTAAACATGTTTCAGTTCCTGAGAATGTTTGCCcattgttaatgtgtgtgtataagcaaTGTGCtccatgtatttatttacttccttattcattattatttttttcctcagataCTTACTGTGTCTTCAGCTAAGGGCAGACATCCTGACTAGCCGTCTGCCCTGTCCGTCAGATGTGTTGGCAGTTCTGGGATCCTACACAGTCCAGTCGGAATTTGGAGATTATAATCCTGAACTACATGGGAAAGAGTTCTTCAGTAACATTCCCCTTGCACCCAATCAGACTCCAGAGCTGGAAGAGAAAGTGACAGAGCTGCATCGCACACTCAGGTATTTTGGTTATCCGCAAACATACCATATATAATCATCATCCTCATGATCAGTGTTATCATGTGCAAAAAGGATATAAtacaaagaaaatgacaaagaaagaaaaagaaatgatatgtttgagttctgttgcttttaaaggaaaataCAAAAGCATATTTCAGTCAGTATAATTTCTTAAATCTAaatgaaaagtaataaaattttataaaaacGTAGAAAATGAGTTTTAGGATTCTTCTTAAAAAACAatacatgtgcacacactcacatacggatccatataaaaacacagaaatcaaTTTTCTGTATGTGTCGATGCAGATCCATGAGTCCTGCTGAAGCAGATCAGCTTTTCCTGCAGAATGTCAAGACGCTCGACATGTACGGAGTACACCTGCATCCTGCTAAGGTAGCATGAGGAAAATTGCTTGTGTAATATGTCATGCTGGTATAAGTTCCCCTCTGTGTTTCTATGTgtcaatatgtaaatatattatttgatttgtttgtgcTTATCGGTCTGTGTGTACAGGATGCCAGTGGAGCAGATGTGATGCTGGGGGTATGTGCTGATGGTCTAGCGGTGTATGAAGGTGAGGAAAAGACACAGACTTTCATCTGGCCTAACGTTCTGAATATGTCTTACAAGCGCAGCAACTTCCATGCCAGGATTATACACTCAGAGGTAAGCTTGTGTATCACATGCCTAACATGCTAGCTCAAGATgtgattacaaaaaaatatatattatttttttttacatattgtttAGGAAAATCAAACAATCCTGGCTAATAACATGACTTTTTCCTAAGAACTCTTGAGGAACAATTTTTTCTAagattgtatttatttagcagtATATAATCGAGTATAAGAtatttaatgatgatgatgatgatgatggggaAACCAGCAGAATTAGAGTCTACTGAGCTATttcactaataataaattaatagatATTAATCTTGAATATGAAACTGTGAATATTTAAGCAAGTCTCTTTGGATCTTATTCAGGATGCAACTGAGAATACCATCAAATTCAGTTTGCCCAGCTACCGTGCCTGCAAATGCCTGTGGAGAAATGCTGTGGAGCATCATGCCTTCTTCAGGTAGCAGTTTATAGCtgattatatacagttatacactgCCATAAGTATCATAATGTGTAGTAGTCCGCAAAGGAACCCTAATCACAACGTAGCAAGTAATTCGTCTGAATCAAGCATCTGCATGCAGTGTAAATGAGAGAAACCATGAAATATTATACACTTCTAGACATATTAACCAGTAATTCAATATTTAACACGTGCACATATCCTCATATCTTAGGAACCTTGAGGAGCAAGACAAGGTCAAAGAGGGGCTGCTACATTTGGGTTCTAAGTTTCGCTTCCACGGGAGCACTCATGCAGAATCTCTCAAGGCCAGCTCCACCATCGAGCGACCAGCTCCACACTTTTCACGCTCAGGCATCAAGAGAAAAGGTACATATgcttgtgtatctgtgttttcAGGGATCTATCATAATGAGGTGTATTCAGAGTGGAGTTAGAGAGAGTGAGCAGTGaaatttaatactgaaattgtgcacTGAACCCTTTTTGGTCTTAAAGGCAAGTACTTTTGTTTAAAGGCATTGGTCTAGATTCTATTGAAAAACCCTGCCTTGGATGTTCTACTCAAGAAAGAATCTGGCAAACACAAAGCcctgaactacatgcaggtggTTTTTCAATAATCTGAATGGTGCACCCAGAATATCGATTTAAGGCTAAGGGGCTTAACCCACCTCTGAATACGCACAACCTTCCCTGCATAAATATCCCTGTGTAACATTTGGACTGAAGTCTCCAACACTGAATACAGCTCAGTGTTTATAAgagtatatgtatgtgtgccAACTACTGTTAATAATTATTCTTCCAGCAAAAGAAAGCTATCTTATGGCTTTGAAGCGCCCATACCAAACCGAGGTTGACGACTGGTTCCAAGTGCTTGGCTCTGATGAATCATGGCCCACTTATGGCCCAGGTAGAGTCCAGCGAAACTATCTATAACTTGTTCAGACCCTAAatatgatatgtgtgtgtgtatatagcatACACTGATTGAGAATTTTGTAAGATACAATCACTTATTAAGCCTGATGTGCACACAGACAAGGGCGAACTGACAGGTGGAGAGACCCTTGCttataaagaaagagaggaagtggATAAGCTGGATGACGAGTGGTTTCAGCTATTGGGTGGGCGCTACTTTCCCACTCAGCATTCTTTGTCATCCTTAAGTTCAGGTAAATTTAATCTTCCTCCCTCTGTTCACATAGTTCCTCTGTGCTTGCATTTTTATCTCCCCTTTTCAACATTTCCTTTCTACCTTAATCATGGTTATTCTCAGTTGTTTCCagtgttatgaaaaaaaataatacagtagGCCTGAATTAAGTTTGACTACATTTAAAATTTCCCCATATAAATGTTTTGCACAGATACTGATATTTTAGAAAGTGCTACATTCCAGCTTTGGAAACTACAAGCTGATGACTGGTTTGTCCTCCTCAAACCCCACACTTATCAACCCACTTTTTGGCACTGGAAGACCATACCATGTGAGTTCTGATTTTGCAGATTGTTCCTAAGGAGGTTTTCAGGGAGTAAATTTCAGAGCAAGTAGCTAAAAATTGTATCACCATCTTTTCATAATAAAGAAatgggttgccaggtctgtctGACAAAACTAGCCCAAAAGGCCGTCCCAAAATTGGAGTCAAATGATCAATGAAACCAGACTGATACTAAAGCTCAAAATCAAATCCTTCCAAACCTTATTTTACAGCCCAAAATCATGGCTACCACCACAATCATAtggtaatatttacaaaatcaAAGTAATAGCATCCAATATGTTTTCAAATAAAGCCATATTATAGCCAAACTGTTCTTTCATTGAGGTACTGAAATGTGAATGAGCAGACCAATTCACTGACACACAGTCATACAGTAAAAGGAATGTACCAGTTTTACTGATGCGTTTACtggttgcattaaaaaaaacttcagctCATATATTTGGCCTGTAAAGCATTTgatataattaatgtaattaatgcaGAAAGTCCACCTCCAGACCTGATGACAAAAAAGTCCTAATTCTGCTGGAAATCTGCTGACCTGGCAACACTGGTAGAGATCAGGCATTAATATTTCTGCTTTTATCCTCAGCGTCTCTACAGTCCTCTCAAGCTGAAGAGCAGAGAGAAGAGCTGGAATGGATAGAAAGAACCTCAGAGATGGGTATAAAGGAtgacaaaataagaaaagaggTTGAGGCTGTGACAGAACGTCATGAGGAACTGGAAATGGAAAGAAACCTAATGAGACCAGACGTTGCTGAAGAAAATCTAAAGCTGGATATTGAAGCCAGTGAGCAAATACTGAAAGTTATGAGGAAAAAGATAGAACAAGAGGGGGATGGAGAGGAATTACAAACAGTAGTAATGTATGAACAGAGAACACAGGAAGTAGAACCTCATACTGGACAATTTCAGGAGTTTTTTGTTGAGCAAAGTATGAGAGGGATGGAGGTAGTAGACACAGTACATGAATTGATGTTAAAGACAGGTCAAGTAGTGTCTGAGGAAAATATAGAGGAATTAGAGGAAACATTACTAGAAGTGGAAAGTATTGAACAAAGACTGGAGGACATACAAAGGCTGAAAGTCAGATTACAGGAAGTAGACATTTTGCAGCAAAAACTAGAAGAAGTGCAGCAGGCAAGAAGACAACGAGGGGAGAGCGACGACTGGTACGTTCTGCTGGAGCACAAACTGATGGAATCTTTAGCACCTACAAGAATACTAGTAGTGGAAACCTCTGAACAAAAGCTGCAGgacatagaaaagaaaagacaagaacAAAGACAGAGAGGTGATTGGTACCTTTTGCTGGATCGCAAACCCTTGGTGATATCTTCAGCAAGTGCAGGTATGCAACTTCTTTCAGCTCTGTAAGggttattacatatatatacacagtaccattcaaaagtttggacacaccttcttattcaatggttttaatttatttttattgttttcaacattgtatattaatactgaagacatccaaACTACGAAAGAACACGATTTGATGACAGCTTGGCACACTCTTGGCATTCTCTCAGTCAGCCTCATGAGGTAGTCACCTGAAATGGTTTTCCAACAATCTTGAAGGAGTTCCCAGAGGTGTTGAGTACTTGTTGGctgcttttccttcactctCCGGTCCAACTCATCCCAAACCATCTCAATTGGATTTAGATCGGGTGATTGTGGAGGCTAGGTCATCTGATGCAGCACTCCATGACTCTCCTTCTTGGACAAATAGCTCTTACATAACCTagaggtgtgtttggggtcattgtcctgttggaaaacaaatgatggCCCCACTATGTGCAAACCAGATGGGATGGCATGTctctgcaaaatgctgtggtagcCATGCTGGCTAAGTATGCCCTCAATTTCGACTAAGTCACCAACAGTGTCATCAGCAAAGcacccccacaccatcacatatcctcctccatgcttcacagtgggaacCAGACATTCAGGAACCGTCCGTTCACCTTCTCTACGTCTAACAAAGACGTGGCGGTTagaaccaaaaatctcaaatttggactcatcagaccagaggaCAGTTTTCCACTGATCTAATGTCGATTTCTTGTGTTTCTTGGCCCAAGCAAGTTTCTTCTGCTTGTTGTTCTTCTGAAGTAATGGTTTCTTTGCCTGCAATTCGACCATGAAGGCCTGACTCACacagtctcctctgaacagTGAATGTTGAATTATGTCTGCCACTTGAACTCCGAGAAGCATTTATGTGGGCTGTAATCTGAGGAGATGTAAATTGGTAAAATGTAAACTTATCCTCTGCAGCAGAGGTAGCTCTTGGTCTTCCTTTCCCGGGACGGTCCTCATGAGAGCCAGTTTCATCATAGCGTTTGATGGTTTTGGCGACTGCACTTGGGGATACATTCAAAGTTCTTGAGATTTTTCGGATTGACTGACCTTCATTTCTTAAAGTAATGATGGACTGTCTTTTGTCTTTACTTAACTGAGTGTTTCTTGCCATAATATGGATTTGTACAGTAGCTGTAGTAGCACTAATGGGGCTTCTGCCTTCCGCTGCACAAAACAATTGATGGTCTAAAGCACATTAAGATGGCAAGAAATGTCACAGATTAACTCTTGACAAGGCACACCTGTGAATTGAAAACCATTCCAGGTGACTACCTCATGAATCTGATGAGAGAATGCCATGAGTGTGCCAAGCTGTCATCAAAGCTAAATATAGCTACGTTGgacaatctaaaatataaaacacattctGGGTTGTTTAACACTattttgtttactacataattccatacgtgttctttcatagtttggatgtcttcagtattaatgtacaatgttgaaaataataaaaataaagaaaaaccattgaaggagaaggtgtgtccaaacttttgactggtactgtatatatacatatataagcAATTATAATATCACAAAAAACTTTCTTTAAGATCAGTGTTATCAAGGTGTCTTGAGTCAAAAAGCACTACATACAATAAGCAATAGTCTAATGAATTGTTAGTTTATACAATAATTAGAAACACGTTTCTAAAATGTACCTTTATTgggccttcataacacattcatatacaTTGCATAAATGTTATACAGTAGTACTGGAGGATTTATGTTAGACTTATGCAGAAAGTGACAGTTAAGTTTTTTTACACAGTATGCATCTTACTTTATGAcataaagggaaaataaaatccAGACTATTTTTACTAAggtaaaaaggtaaaaaatatCCAAGACTATATCTTGGCTATAGCGCAATCTGTATTTTTCAATTACcgctttaataggaacacctgtaccacTGCTAATTCATGAAATTATCCAAtcacaggaatctgaggctatactGAGCATAGGTTCATTGACACTGAACTgttgaagaaaaggaaaaaaacaggcaaaacagttcagttttggtgaacctgagCTCAGTATAGCCTTGgattcatgttcttggctgacatcagtggaacccagtgtgaaCCCAATGTgctcttttgctgttgtaattcATTCTCCTCAAggtttggcatgtttttgtgttctgagatgcttttctgctcaccacgctGTGTacaagagtggttatttgagctaCCGTATTTGTGTTTCCTGTCACgctgaaccagtctggccattctcctctgacatcTTTCATCAACAATGTGTTTCACCCACAGAACTAActctcactggatttttttttcaacattctgtgtaaaataatattatgcattgtgttgctgccacatgattggctgttttgattattgcataaatgagcaggatCACATGTGTTCCTACTAAAGTTGCCAGTAAGAGtatataaatagttatataAAATAGTCTAAGCACATTCATGAAGCTATGAGGCTTTGCCTCTTACTGTCATCTTACTTTCTGGGAGGTGTATTTACAGCATGTAGTTATCAGAGCATGGAATTGGATGCAGATCAACTAACGTGGTGGTTGTCCATCTGCATCCAAAGCTATTTCGATGCCACATTATTTATAAGAATATTGAACATCAGcagaataaattattttcaatCAATTTTGGTAATCAATTTTGCACTTACAATGCCGTTATGAAGCACTAATATGTAGCTGTAGTATTATTTAAGTTGCCTGTATATCAGTTAAATGAATAGGAATGGAGTGGATCCATCACAAAGGAAGTTTTAAAGcttcatgaatgtgcagttagtaaaaacaaactaataacaTGCATGACaagaataaatacagtaaaaatagtataaaaatgaaaattgagGGCTCTTTTGTCTTTATATTATACAAAGCTTGTACTGTCACAACACAAGTTTTGAAATTATTCTTTCATCAATATAAAGGattaatgcaatgtttttgaatgtgttATGGAGACCCAATGTAGGTACCTGTTAGTAAAGTGTTACCCAATATATACAGCGGTGTGCAAAATTCCTAGGCACGTGTTAAGAAATAtggtaaagcaaagatgcctttaaaaataatgaatttaaacattttctacataaaataaaacttcaatCAAGAGAATTAGGAGCAAAACTAAACAAAGCAAATAACCCTTTATGATGTCTTTACATCATAATGTACATCAGTAGTTTCAGAtacattttgtgcagttttataaggaaatttgAGTATTTTGGAGAATCTGACACAGTTCTTTAGGAGattttgactgtcacacttgcttctgtttttgtagCTAATCTCTGACAGCCAGCATTCGCTTTTTTGTTGTTACATAATGTAACCTTTTCTACTGACAtaccaaccttttttttttttttacatttaatttttgttggaaaagtaatgtttggaaatgtttttttttttttactgacccaATAAttcagaagtcataaaataactAAGACAAAAttagtattaaaatatttacagtgcccaagacttttgcacagtactgtatatagaaaATCTATAGTGGTAATTTGCTCTATAACCCCATATACAACAGTATAAATTCCATCCACTTCATCACTTCTGTATTTTTATGGTCCTATCATGGACACAGCAGAGCAAAAAGCAGAGATTAGAC
This window contains:
- the epb41b gene encoding protein 4.1b isoform X2 → MKLACSPCASGVSSGYTGFLPQSNTCAVGFSTLPNCVRLCPAMGWHPIQGVPCLVPFVLWDKSQAPCNPVRVKMTTFRCRVILLDDTVVERDLEKKALGQVLFDKVCEHLNLLEKDYFGLAAWDSSNNKVWLDVSKQVHKQIIRQDATFTFSVKFYPPDPSVLAEDITRYLLCLQLRADILTSRLPCPSDVLAVLGSYTVQSEFGDYNPELHGKEFFSNIPLAPNQTPELEEKVTELHRTLRSMSPAEADQLFLQNVKTLDMYGVHLHPAKDASGADVMLGVCADGLAVYEGEEKTQTFIWPNVLNMSYKRSNFHARIIHSEDATENTIKFSLPSYRACKCLWRNAVEHHAFFRNLEEQDKVKEGLLHLGSKFRFHGSTHAESLKASSTIERPAPHFSRSGIKRKAKESYLMALKRPYQTEVDDWFQVLGSDESWPTYGPDKGELTGGETLAYKEREEVDKLDDEWFQLLGGRYFPTQHSLSSLSSDTDILESATFQLWKLQADDWFVLLKPHTYQPTFWHWKTIPSSLQSSQAEEQREELEWIERTSEMGIKDDKIRKEVEAVTERHEELEMERNLMRPDVAEENLKLDIEASEQILKVMRKKIEQEGDGEELQTVVMYEQRTQEVEPHTGQFQEFFVEQSMRGMEVVDTVHELMLKTGQVVSEENIEELEETLLEVESIEQRLEDIQRLKVRLQEVDILQQKLEEVQQARRQRGESDDWYVLLEHKLMESLAPTRILVVETSEQKLQDIEKKRQEQRQRGDWYLLLDRKPLVISSASAAEQKAEIRQWIEAELQRANTITPVQMKDDWYILLELLPQTIQPTLPPSEIDIQSSRVRVVEEHKNLGEEKEWREERVINVRETQPTLPAQREEQTQKQKDDDWFIQQDVSPKEGVYKETREEEAQLVKKEGKKIIFEEKRREMIETSHEMVQMNPIPFTPSVPMTLISEDTAGLRPHQTVKIEEKEVIFDKKPMIIRKEQVIVGEVEKKNPAIRREDEDDWFVFFSPAQFVKMAVATARGHVVEDRRLYPYVPGPKAAAYHREVIDDWFIMFEPVSKKSVSVDRRAEEDQARKEELFKKKAMAEDRRKVTGFKPPSVPVIPLTPADQPMTSTPTAQSVRITRPTYEEESLKRLDITQEITQDITQESKVETESIIKRKRREKRIEGESIYIRHSILMLEDSDVIQDVVLRHHASISELKRIFMEDMPVSGPTEWDRRLSTYIPVVYPQLSNGELFTGIDIMGADELVAV
- the epb41b gene encoding protein 4.1b isoform X5, encoding MTTFRCRVILLDDTVVERDLEKKALGQVLFDKVCEHLNLLEKDYFGLAAWDSSNNKVWLDVSKQVHKQIIRQDATFTFSVKFYPPDPSVLAEDITRYLLCLQLRADILTSRLPCPSDVLAVLGSYTVQSEFGDYNPELHGKEFFSNIPLAPNQTPELEEKVTELHRTLRSMSPAEADQLFLQNVKTLDMYGVHLHPAKDASGADVMLGVCADGLAVYEGEEKTQTFIWPNVLNMSYKRSNFHARIIHSEDATENTIKFSLPSYRACKCLWRNAVEHHAFFRNLEEQDKVKEGLLHLGSKFRFHGSTHAESLKASSTIERPAPHFSRSGIKRKAKESYLMALKRPYQTEVDDWFQVLGSDESWPTYGPDKGELTGGETLAYKEREEVDKLDDEWFQLLGGRYFPTQHSLSSLSSDTDILESATFQLWKLQADDWFVLLKPHTYQPTFWHWKTIPSSLQSSQAEEQREELEWIERTSEMGIKDDKIRKEVEAVTERHEELEMERNLMRPDVAEENLKLDIEASEQILKVMRKKIEQEGDGEELQTVVMYEQRTQEVEPHTGQFQEFFVEQSMRGMEVVDTVHELMLKTGQVVSEENIEELEETLLEVESIEQRLEDIQRLKVRLQEVDILQQKLEEVQQARRQRGESDDWYVLLEHKLMESLAPTRILVVETSEQKLQDIEKKRQEQRQRGDWYLLLDRKPLVISSASAAEQKAEIRQWIEAELQRANTITPVQMKDDWYILLELLPQTIQPTLPPSEIDIQSSRVRVVEEHKNLGEEKEWREERVINVRETQPTLPAQREEQTQKQKDDDWFIQQDVSPKEGGVYKETREEEAQLVKKEGKKIIFEEKRREMIETSHEMVQMNPIPFTPSVPMTLISEDTAGLRPHQTVKIEEKEVIFDKKPMIIRKEQVIVGEVEKKNPAIRREDEDDWFVFFSPAQFVKMAVATARGHVVEDRRLYPYVPGPKAAAYHREVIDDWFIMFEPVSKKSVSVDRRAEEDQARKEELFKKKAMAEDRRKVTGFKPPSVPVIPLTPADQPMTSTPTAQSVRITRPTYEEESLKRLDITQEITQDITQESKVETESIIKRKRREKRIEGESIYIRHSILMLEDSDVIQDVVLRHHASISELKRIFMEDMPVSGPTEWDRRLSTYIPVVYPQLSNGELFTGIDIMGADELVAV